One Candidatus Cloacimonadota bacterium DNA window includes the following coding sequences:
- a CDS encoding prolipoprotein diacylglyceryl transferase produces MIPFPEINPDLVTIPEFSIGSLTIGPLHIRWYAMMYIISFAIAYFLLKKLYKERDVHIKKENFENLFFYLMLGVIIGGRLGYMVFYNFNEIFRHPLEIFAVWHGGMSFHGGMIAAIFFGYLFCKKYHYDFYKLADPTVVVAPIGLALGRFGNFINGELYGRPTDLPWGMIFPGEQIPRHPSQLYEMFLEGIVLFLILFILVKKNMRKGMVFWSFIFFYGLFRFLVEFLREPDAHLGHLIGFMTMGQILSLCMIIAGIVGYISIFRKKPIPPDEEDFDEE; encoded by the coding sequence ATGATCCCATTCCCTGAAATAAATCCCGATCTCGTTACAATTCCCGAATTTTCGATAGGATCATTAACCATTGGACCACTACACATCCGATGGTATGCAATGATGTATATCATTTCATTCGCCATCGCTTACTTCCTATTAAAGAAGCTTTACAAAGAACGGGATGTCCACATCAAAAAAGAAAATTTCGAGAACCTGTTTTTCTATTTGATGCTTGGTGTAATCATTGGTGGAAGACTCGGCTATATGGTGTTTTATAACTTCAATGAGATATTCCGTCACCCTCTCGAAATATTTGCGGTTTGGCACGGTGGGATGTCCTTTCATGGCGGTATGATAGCAGCAATATTCTTCGGATATTTGTTTTGCAAAAAATACCATTATGATTTCTACAAATTAGCTGATCCGACAGTCGTTGTAGCGCCGATTGGACTTGCACTTGGAAGATTTGGTAATTTCATAAACGGCGAATTGTACGGAAGACCGACCGACCTTCCATGGGGAATGATCTTCCCTGGAGAACAGATTCCCAGACATCCGTCACAACTCTATGAGATGTTCCTAGAAGGTATCGTACTTTTTCTTATACTTTTTATTCTTGTTAAGAAAAATATGCGCAAGGGAATGGTATTCTGGAGTTTTATTTTCTTTTATGGACTCTTCAGATTCCTCGTGGAATTCCTTCGAGAACCGGATGCACATCTCGGACATCTTATCGGCTTTATGACGATGGGACAAATATTGAGCTTATGTATGATCATAGCTGGAATTGTTGGATATATTTCGATTTTCAGGAAAAAGCCAATACCTCCTGACGAAGAGGATTTCGATGAAGAATAA